From one Zhongshania sp. R06B22 genomic stretch:
- a CDS encoding alpha/beta hydrolase, whose product MQNYNYDAELRPYLSVLPSVIDLSTTELIRDFWTDFVSRRPPFEKSKSSSKISIENRTIPGLNGAPAIAIRIYRPKMASKAKLPGIYEIHGGGFVIGDLEMQDAWCANIAVEVGAIVVSVDYRLAPEHPFPAATNDCYAGFCWLFEHAEELGIDPSRIAISGQSAGACLATATTLRARDSGGPKACFQLLEIPVFDDRMETASMLEFKNTPMWNHPNAIWGWQHYLGPDHCGDVSPYAAPARAQDLSGLPDTYISTMEFDPLRDEGIEFALRLMKAGVSVELHSFPGTFHGSTVITAAKVSQRNTREIIESLRNHLAR is encoded by the coding sequence ATGCAAAACTACAATTATGATGCGGAGTTAAGACCCTACCTGTCCGTATTACCAAGCGTGATAGATCTTTCAACCACGGAGTTAATTCGAGACTTCTGGACCGATTTTGTGTCACGAAGACCACCCTTTGAGAAGTCTAAAAGCTCAAGCAAGATCAGCATTGAAAACCGCACAATACCCGGCCTTAATGGCGCACCCGCCATCGCAATAAGAATCTATCGCCCCAAAATGGCTAGCAAGGCTAAACTTCCGGGAATATACGAAATTCATGGCGGTGGTTTTGTTATTGGCGACTTAGAAATGCAAGACGCCTGGTGCGCCAATATTGCGGTAGAGGTGGGCGCTATAGTGGTATCGGTAGACTACCGACTCGCCCCAGAACACCCCTTCCCTGCAGCCACAAACGACTGCTATGCCGGCTTTTGCTGGCTGTTTGAGCATGCCGAAGAACTGGGCATCGATCCCTCACGCATCGCTATCTCGGGCCAGAGTGCCGGCGCCTGCTTAGCCACTGCGACCACCTTGAGAGCCCGCGATAGTGGCGGTCCGAAGGCCTGCTTTCAGCTACTTGAAATACCCGTATTCGATGACAGAATGGAAACTGCATCAATGCTGGAGTTTAAAAATACGCCGATGTGGAATCACCCCAATGCCATATGGGGCTGGCAACATTACCTAGGACCTGATCATTGTGGTGATGTTTCACCCTATGCTGCACCAGCGCGGGCGCAAGACCTGAGCGGCTTACCCGATACCTATATCTCCACCATGGAATTCGACCCCCTTAGGGATGAAGGCATAGAGTTCGCACTTAGATTAATGAAGGCCGGGGTATCGGTAGAGCTTCACTCCTTCCCGGGTACCTTTCACGGCTCTACCGTCATAACTGCAGCAAAAGTATCGCAAAGAAATACACGAGAAATCATTGAATCACTTAGAAATCACCTAGCCAGATAG
- a CDS encoding TonB-dependent receptor has protein sequence MLKIIRKASFTLFFVASVTAGQIQAQVVAETDGGNANEAAKPKKTSRLLEEVMVTAQKREENLQDVPISVQAFSEETLDALGIFNQSDLQMVTPTLNVSNVMAFTTIYLRGVGTDAFLTADPSVATYIDGIYLPIAVGLAQDFGVVERIEVLKGAQGTLFGRNANGGALNITTRDPLLGEFDAQVNLTVASYPDLHSKAYISVPIGETFAFSFSPVYAKTEHFVKNTAPDPEGPMHDDESEGYRLKLRWAPFDWVDATVAGLRLNADTPGALVIPSEEPTTLGKAIGIPENNYKRGDDETELDHCCGSVVDNEMLYGKIEFFTPWFDIKALASDQQIRSSTIVDFDASGREGIGLTNTGFGGDIQTAELQLISNPDSWGSDWLRWIVGAYKFEGLTGYLEPGDRLELYANLLDPVLAPLQGVLSLVDSLGLGILPANLNSGVLYAKNLVATDSESFFAQATFTLTEWLDITLGVRHQDEGRELLESELGLLAGGEELTLFTYDYAVTQEGDRVSTKLATVTTSPKVSFELRPFDEETLVYLSYQEATKSGTYNGFAVTGPPTYALPESIEAWELGVKTKFLQGTLIFSAAIFDYQIENQQVQFVSLTTGGSVSFENAEQSHIRGFDFDVTWVIAPHLVDGLVLVGGAGWLETAEFTAYPNAKGYTDNSGLTSQNQDFSGNRIPKTPELSGNLALSKTWMFDRGELEVAADVYFTDEFFYEPSNRAESLEEGYALWGARIGYLYEPWNTRLTLFGRNLTDEDRTRGSQGVEFGRSITPGEPMTYGLRLAWKY, from the coding sequence ATGTGCCAATTTCTGTTCAGGCTTTTAGTGAAGAGACCTTGGATGCCCTAGGGATATTCAATCAAAGTGATCTTCAGATGGTAACCCCAACCTTGAATGTCAGTAATGTCATGGCATTTACAACCATCTATTTGCGCGGTGTAGGTACCGATGCATTTCTGACTGCCGATCCGAGCGTGGCCACATATATTGATGGCATCTACTTGCCGATTGCGGTCGGATTGGCCCAGGACTTTGGCGTCGTTGAAAGGATTGAGGTTTTAAAAGGCGCGCAGGGAACACTTTTTGGTCGGAACGCCAACGGTGGCGCGCTAAATATTACGACCCGTGATCCCCTGCTCGGTGAATTTGACGCTCAGGTAAACTTAACGGTTGCAAGCTACCCAGACCTGCATTCTAAGGCCTATATCAGTGTTCCTATTGGTGAGACCTTTGCTTTTTCATTCTCTCCGGTTTACGCAAAAACAGAACATTTTGTAAAAAACACCGCGCCTGATCCCGAGGGGCCAATGCATGATGATGAAAGTGAAGGTTACCGATTAAAGCTGCGCTGGGCTCCTTTTGATTGGGTGGATGCGACTGTTGCGGGATTAAGGCTGAACGCAGATACCCCCGGTGCATTGGTTATACCATCTGAAGAGCCGACCACTCTTGGTAAGGCGATTGGCATTCCAGAGAATAATTATAAACGCGGAGATGATGAAACCGAGCTGGACCATTGTTGCGGCAGTGTCGTTGATAATGAAATGCTGTATGGCAAGATCGAATTCTTTACACCGTGGTTCGATATAAAAGCATTGGCCAGCGATCAGCAGATAAGGTCATCAACCATCGTTGATTTTGATGCATCTGGTCGGGAAGGTATTGGCCTTACCAATACAGGCTTTGGTGGCGATATACAAACCGCAGAATTGCAATTGATTTCAAACCCAGATTCATGGGGAAGTGACTGGCTGAGATGGATAGTGGGAGCTTATAAATTCGAAGGTCTCACGGGCTATCTAGAGCCAGGAGATCGACTGGAGCTTTATGCCAATTTGTTGGACCCGGTGCTAGCGCCATTGCAGGGTGTCTTATCTTTGGTTGATAGTTTGGGTTTGGGTATCCTGCCAGCAAATCTAAATTCCGGTGTTCTGTACGCAAAAAATCTAGTGGCAACCGATTCGGAGTCGTTCTTTGCCCAGGCTACGTTTACGCTGACTGAATGGTTAGATATTACCCTGGGTGTGCGGCACCAGGATGAAGGGCGCGAGTTACTTGAATCTGAATTAGGTCTGCTAGCGGGTGGAGAAGAGCTCACGCTGTTTACTTATGACTACGCAGTGACCCAGGAAGGTGATCGAGTATCTACCAAGCTAGCGACTGTGACAACGAGTCCAAAGGTGTCCTTCGAGCTAAGACCCTTTGATGAAGAAACGCTTGTCTATCTGTCTTACCAAGAAGCCACCAAAAGTGGAACGTATAACGGTTTTGCAGTAACTGGGCCGCCAACATACGCCCTGCCAGAGTCTATAGAGGCATGGGAGTTGGGCGTAAAGACCAAGTTCCTGCAAGGTACTTTGATTTTTAGTGCAGCCATTTTTGATTATCAAATTGAGAATCAACAAGTTCAGTTTGTATCACTGACAACCGGTGGTTCGGTTAGTTTTGAAAATGCTGAGCAGTCTCATATTCGGGGTTTTGATTTTGATGTGACCTGGGTTATCGCGCCGCACTTGGTCGATGGCTTGGTTCTGGTTGGTGGCGCTGGGTGGCTAGAAACCGCCGAATTTACTGCTTATCCAAATGCCAAGGGCTATACTGATAACTCTGGACTAACGAGTCAAAATCAAGATTTCTCTGGTAATCGCATTCCGAAAACCCCCGAGCTGTCAGGAAATTTAGCGTTGAGTAAAACCTGGATGTTTGACCGCGGTGAGTTGGAGGTAGCTGCTGATGTGTATTTCACCGATGAGTTCTTCTACGAGCCGAGTAACCGTGCAGAAAGTCTTGAAGAAGGCTATGCCCTATGGGGAGCAAGAATTGGCTATCTTTATGAGCCATGGAACACCAGGTTGACACTATTCGGTCGCAACCTTACGGACGAGGACCGCACTAGAGGGTCTCAAGGTGTTGAATTCGGTAGATCAATTACGCCGGGTGAGCCAATGACTTATGGCCTGCGCCTTGCCTGGAAATATTAA